A section of the Falco peregrinus isolate bFalPer1 chromosome 3, bFalPer1.pri, whole genome shotgun sequence genome encodes:
- the HNRNPR gene encoding heterogeneous nuclear ribonucleoprotein R isoform X2, with amino-acid sequence MRRRRSARHLPSLLGPELRRAGPAPHNKMANQVNGNAVQLKEEEEPMDTSSVTHTEHYKTLIEAGLPQKVAERLDEIFQTGLVAYVDLDERAIDALREFNEEGALSVLQQFKESDLSHVQNKSAFLCGVMKTYRQREKQGSKVQESTKGPDEAKIKALLERTGYTLDVTTGQRKYGGPPPDTVYSGVQPGIGTEVFVGKIPRDLYEDELVPLFEKAGPIWDLRLMMDPLSGQNRGYAFITFCSKDAAQEAVKLCDNYEIRPGKHLGVCISVANNRLFVGSIPKNKTKENILEEFSKVTEGLVDVILYHQPDDKKKNRGFCFLEYEDHKSAAQARRRLMSGKVKVWGNVVTVEWADPVEEPDPEVMAKVKVLFVRNLATTVTEEILEKSFSEFGKLERVKKLKDYAFVHFEDRGAAVKAMNEMNGKEIEGEEIEIVLAKPPDKKRKERQAARQASRSTAYEDYYYYPPPRMPPPIRGRGRGGRGGYGYPPDYYGYEDYYDDYYGYDYHDYRGGYEDPYYGYDDGYAIRGRGGGGRGGRGAPPPPRGRGAPPPRGRAGYSQRGAPMGPPRGARGGRGGPAQQQRGRGARGARGNRGGNVGGKRKADGYNQPDSKRRQTNNQQNWGSQPIAQQPLQQGGDYAGNYGYNNDNQEFYQDTYGQQWK; translated from the exons cataATAAAATGGCTAATCAGGTGAATGGTAATGCGGTACAGttaaaagaagaggaagaaccaATGGATACTTCCAGTGTAACTCACACAGAACACTACAAGACACTGATAGAGGCAGGCCTCCCACAGAAGGTGGCAGAGAGACttgatgaaatatttcagacag GGTTGGTAGCTTATGTCGATCTTGATGAAAGAGCAATTGATGCTCTTAGGGAATTTAATGAAGAAGGAGCCCTCTCTGTATTACAGCAGTTTAAAGAAAGTGACCTGTCGCATGTACAG AACAAAAGTGCATTTTTATGTGGAGTTATGAAGACCTACAGGCAAAGGGAGAAACAAGGCAGCAAAGTACAGGAATCAACGAAGGGACCAGATGAAGCCAAGATTAAG gctttgctAGAGAGGACTGGTTACACTTTGGATGTAACTACAGGACAGAGGAAATATGGGGGCCCTCCTCCAGATACTGTATATTCTGGTGTTCAGCCTGGTATTGGAACAGAG GTTTTTGTTGGTAAGATTCCCCGAGACTTGTATGAAGATGAATTGGTGCCACTTTTTGAGAAAGCTGGTCCAATTTGGGATCTGCGCCTCATGATGGATCCTCTTTCTGGTCAGAACAGAGGTTATGCATTCATTACCTTTTGTAGTAAAGATGCAGCACAGGAAGCAGTCAAACTG TGTGACAACTATGAAATCCGTCCCGGGAAGCACCTTGGAGTATGTATCTCCGTGGCAAACAACAGGTTATTTGTTGGGTCAATTCCAAAGAACAAGACTAAGGAAAACATATTGGAAGAGTTCAGTAAAGTCACAG AGGGTTTGGTGGATGTAATCTTGTATCATCAACCTGATGATAAAAAGAAGAATCGAGGATTCTGCTTCTTGGAGTATGAGGATCACAAGTCAGCAGCACAAGCTCGCCGCCGCCTGATGAGTGGGAAAGTAAAAGTCTGGGGCAACGTTGTGACAGTGGAATGGGCTGATCCAGTAGAGGAACCTGATCCAGAAGTCATGGCAAAG GtgaaagttttatttgtaaGAAATTTGGCCACTACTGTGACAGAAGAAATTCTTGAGAAATCCTTTTCTGAATTTGGAAAGCTGGAAAGAGTAAAGAAGTTGAAGGATTatgcttttgttcattttgagGACAGAGGTGCAGCAGTGAAG GCTATGAATGAAATGAATGGGAAAGAGATAGAAGGGGAAGAAATTGAAATAGTGTTAGCAAAGCCACCggataagaaaaggaaagaacGTCAGGCTGCCAGACAGGCCTCCAGAAGTACTGC GTATGAAGACTATTATTACTACCCTCCACCTCGCATGCCACCTCCTATTAGAGGCAGAGGCCGTGGAGGGAGAGGTGGATATGGCTATCCCCCAGATTACTATGGCTATGAAGATTATTATGATGATTATTATGGTTATGACTATCATGACTACCGTGGTGGCTATGAAGATCCCTATTACGGCTATGATGATGGCTATGCTataagaggaagaggaggaggaggaaggggtgggAGAGGTGCCCCTCCACCACCTAGGGGGCGGGGAGCACCACCACCAAGAGGTAGAGCTGGCTATTCACAGAGAGGGGCACCCATGGGACCACCAAGAGGAGccaggggtgggagagggggtcctgcacagcagcagagaggacgCGGTGCTCGTGGAGCCAGGGGCAACCGTGGGGGCAACGTAggaggcaagagaaaggcagatGGGTACAACCAACCTGATTCCAAGCGCCGTCAGACCAACAACCAGCAGAACTGGGGCTCCCAACCCATCGCTCAACAACCGCTCCAGCAAGGTGGTGACTATGCCGGTAACTATGGTTACAATAATGACAACCAGGAATTTTATCAGGATACTTATGGGCAACAGTGGAAGTAG
- the HNRNPR gene encoding heterogeneous nuclear ribonucleoprotein R isoform X4 — protein MKTYRQREKQGSKVQESTKGPDEAKIKALLERTGYTLDVTTGQRKYGGPPPDTVYSGVQPGIGTEVFVGKIPRDLYEDELVPLFEKAGPIWDLRLMMDPLSGQNRGYAFITFCSKDAAQEAVKLCDNYEIRPGKHLGVCISVANNRLFVGSIPKNKTKENILEEFSKVTEGLVDVILYHQPDDKKKNRGFCFLEYEDHKSAAQARRRLMSGKVKVWGNVVTVEWADPVEEPDPEVMAKVKVLFVRNLATTVTEEILEKSFSEFGKLERVKKLKDYAFVHFEDRGAAVKAMNEMNGKEIEGEEIEIVLAKPPDKKRKERQAARQASRSTAYEDYYYYPPPRMPPPIRGRGRGGRGGYGYPPDYYGYEDYYDDYYGYDYHDYRGGYEDPYYGYDDGYAIRGRGGGGRGGRGAPPPPRGRGAPPPRGRAGYSQRGAPMGPPRGARGGRGGPAQQQRGRGARGARGNRGGNVGGKRKADGYNQPDSKRRQTNNQQNWGSQPIAQQPLQQGGDYAGNYGYNNDNQEFYQDTYGQQWK, from the exons ATGAAGACCTACAGGCAAAGGGAGAAACAAGGCAGCAAAGTACAGGAATCAACGAAGGGACCAGATGAAGCCAAGATTAAG gctttgctAGAGAGGACTGGTTACACTTTGGATGTAACTACAGGACAGAGGAAATATGGGGGCCCTCCTCCAGATACTGTATATTCTGGTGTTCAGCCTGGTATTGGAACAGAG GTTTTTGTTGGTAAGATTCCCCGAGACTTGTATGAAGATGAATTGGTGCCACTTTTTGAGAAAGCTGGTCCAATTTGGGATCTGCGCCTCATGATGGATCCTCTTTCTGGTCAGAACAGAGGTTATGCATTCATTACCTTTTGTAGTAAAGATGCAGCACAGGAAGCAGTCAAACTG TGTGACAACTATGAAATCCGTCCCGGGAAGCACCTTGGAGTATGTATCTCCGTGGCAAACAACAGGTTATTTGTTGGGTCAATTCCAAAGAACAAGACTAAGGAAAACATATTGGAAGAGTTCAGTAAAGTCACAG AGGGTTTGGTGGATGTAATCTTGTATCATCAACCTGATGATAAAAAGAAGAATCGAGGATTCTGCTTCTTGGAGTATGAGGATCACAAGTCAGCAGCACAAGCTCGCCGCCGCCTGATGAGTGGGAAAGTAAAAGTCTGGGGCAACGTTGTGACAGTGGAATGGGCTGATCCAGTAGAGGAACCTGATCCAGAAGTCATGGCAAAG GtgaaagttttatttgtaaGAAATTTGGCCACTACTGTGACAGAAGAAATTCTTGAGAAATCCTTTTCTGAATTTGGAAAGCTGGAAAGAGTAAAGAAGTTGAAGGATTatgcttttgttcattttgagGACAGAGGTGCAGCAGTGAAG GCTATGAATGAAATGAATGGGAAAGAGATAGAAGGGGAAGAAATTGAAATAGTGTTAGCAAAGCCACCggataagaaaaggaaagaacGTCAGGCTGCCAGACAGGCCTCCAGAAGTACTGC GTATGAAGACTATTATTACTACCCTCCACCTCGCATGCCACCTCCTATTAGAGGCAGAGGCCGTGGAGGGAGAGGTGGATATGGCTATCCCCCAGATTACTATGGCTATGAAGATTATTATGATGATTATTATGGTTATGACTATCATGACTACCGTGGTGGCTATGAAGATCCCTATTACGGCTATGATGATGGCTATGCTataagaggaagaggaggaggaggaaggggtgggAGAGGTGCCCCTCCACCACCTAGGGGGCGGGGAGCACCACCACCAAGAGGTAGAGCTGGCTATTCACAGAGAGGGGCACCCATGGGACCACCAAGAGGAGccaggggtgggagagggggtcctgcacagcagcagagaggacgCGGTGCTCGTGGAGCCAGGGGCAACCGTGGGGGCAACGTAggaggcaagagaaaggcagatGGGTACAACCAACCTGATTCCAAGCGCCGTCAGACCAACAACCAGCAGAACTGGGGCTCCCAACCCATCGCTCAACAACCGCTCCAGCAAGGTGGTGACTATGCCGGTAACTATGGTTACAATAATGACAACCAGGAATTTTATCAGGATACTTATGGGCAACAGTGGAAGTAG
- the HNRNPR gene encoding heterogeneous nuclear ribonucleoprotein R isoform X1, with product MRRRRSARHLPSLLGPELRRAGPAPQHNKMANQVNGNAVQLKEEEEPMDTSSVTHTEHYKTLIEAGLPQKVAERLDEIFQTGLVAYVDLDERAIDALREFNEEGALSVLQQFKESDLSHVQNKSAFLCGVMKTYRQREKQGSKVQESTKGPDEAKIKALLERTGYTLDVTTGQRKYGGPPPDTVYSGVQPGIGTEVFVGKIPRDLYEDELVPLFEKAGPIWDLRLMMDPLSGQNRGYAFITFCSKDAAQEAVKLCDNYEIRPGKHLGVCISVANNRLFVGSIPKNKTKENILEEFSKVTEGLVDVILYHQPDDKKKNRGFCFLEYEDHKSAAQARRRLMSGKVKVWGNVVTVEWADPVEEPDPEVMAKVKVLFVRNLATTVTEEILEKSFSEFGKLERVKKLKDYAFVHFEDRGAAVKAMNEMNGKEIEGEEIEIVLAKPPDKKRKERQAARQASRSTAYEDYYYYPPPRMPPPIRGRGRGGRGGYGYPPDYYGYEDYYDDYYGYDYHDYRGGYEDPYYGYDDGYAIRGRGGGGRGGRGAPPPPRGRGAPPPRGRAGYSQRGAPMGPPRGARGGRGGPAQQQRGRGARGARGNRGGNVGGKRKADGYNQPDSKRRQTNNQQNWGSQPIAQQPLQQGGDYAGNYGYNNDNQEFYQDTYGQQWK from the exons cagcataATAAAATGGCTAATCAGGTGAATGGTAATGCGGTACAGttaaaagaagaggaagaaccaATGGATACTTCCAGTGTAACTCACACAGAACACTACAAGACACTGATAGAGGCAGGCCTCCCACAGAAGGTGGCAGAGAGACttgatgaaatatttcagacag GGTTGGTAGCTTATGTCGATCTTGATGAAAGAGCAATTGATGCTCTTAGGGAATTTAATGAAGAAGGAGCCCTCTCTGTATTACAGCAGTTTAAAGAAAGTGACCTGTCGCATGTACAG AACAAAAGTGCATTTTTATGTGGAGTTATGAAGACCTACAGGCAAAGGGAGAAACAAGGCAGCAAAGTACAGGAATCAACGAAGGGACCAGATGAAGCCAAGATTAAG gctttgctAGAGAGGACTGGTTACACTTTGGATGTAACTACAGGACAGAGGAAATATGGGGGCCCTCCTCCAGATACTGTATATTCTGGTGTTCAGCCTGGTATTGGAACAGAG GTTTTTGTTGGTAAGATTCCCCGAGACTTGTATGAAGATGAATTGGTGCCACTTTTTGAGAAAGCTGGTCCAATTTGGGATCTGCGCCTCATGATGGATCCTCTTTCTGGTCAGAACAGAGGTTATGCATTCATTACCTTTTGTAGTAAAGATGCAGCACAGGAAGCAGTCAAACTG TGTGACAACTATGAAATCCGTCCCGGGAAGCACCTTGGAGTATGTATCTCCGTGGCAAACAACAGGTTATTTGTTGGGTCAATTCCAAAGAACAAGACTAAGGAAAACATATTGGAAGAGTTCAGTAAAGTCACAG AGGGTTTGGTGGATGTAATCTTGTATCATCAACCTGATGATAAAAAGAAGAATCGAGGATTCTGCTTCTTGGAGTATGAGGATCACAAGTCAGCAGCACAAGCTCGCCGCCGCCTGATGAGTGGGAAAGTAAAAGTCTGGGGCAACGTTGTGACAGTGGAATGGGCTGATCCAGTAGAGGAACCTGATCCAGAAGTCATGGCAAAG GtgaaagttttatttgtaaGAAATTTGGCCACTACTGTGACAGAAGAAATTCTTGAGAAATCCTTTTCTGAATTTGGAAAGCTGGAAAGAGTAAAGAAGTTGAAGGATTatgcttttgttcattttgagGACAGAGGTGCAGCAGTGAAG GCTATGAATGAAATGAATGGGAAAGAGATAGAAGGGGAAGAAATTGAAATAGTGTTAGCAAAGCCACCggataagaaaaggaaagaacGTCAGGCTGCCAGACAGGCCTCCAGAAGTACTGC GTATGAAGACTATTATTACTACCCTCCACCTCGCATGCCACCTCCTATTAGAGGCAGAGGCCGTGGAGGGAGAGGTGGATATGGCTATCCCCCAGATTACTATGGCTATGAAGATTATTATGATGATTATTATGGTTATGACTATCATGACTACCGTGGTGGCTATGAAGATCCCTATTACGGCTATGATGATGGCTATGCTataagaggaagaggaggaggaggaaggggtgggAGAGGTGCCCCTCCACCACCTAGGGGGCGGGGAGCACCACCACCAAGAGGTAGAGCTGGCTATTCACAGAGAGGGGCACCCATGGGACCACCAAGAGGAGccaggggtgggagagggggtcctgcacagcagcagagaggacgCGGTGCTCGTGGAGCCAGGGGCAACCGTGGGGGCAACGTAggaggcaagagaaaggcagatGGGTACAACCAACCTGATTCCAAGCGCCGTCAGACCAACAACCAGCAGAACTGGGGCTCCCAACCCATCGCTCAACAACCGCTCCAGCAAGGTGGTGACTATGCCGGTAACTATGGTTACAATAATGACAACCAGGAATTTTATCAGGATACTTATGGGCAACAGTGGAAGTAG
- the HNRNPR gene encoding heterogeneous nuclear ribonucleoprotein R isoform X3, with the protein MRRRRSARHLPSLLGPELRRAGPAPNKSAFLCGVMKTYRQREKQGSKVQESTKGPDEAKIKALLERTGYTLDVTTGQRKYGGPPPDTVYSGVQPGIGTEVFVGKIPRDLYEDELVPLFEKAGPIWDLRLMMDPLSGQNRGYAFITFCSKDAAQEAVKLCDNYEIRPGKHLGVCISVANNRLFVGSIPKNKTKENILEEFSKVTEGLVDVILYHQPDDKKKNRGFCFLEYEDHKSAAQARRRLMSGKVKVWGNVVTVEWADPVEEPDPEVMAKVKVLFVRNLATTVTEEILEKSFSEFGKLERVKKLKDYAFVHFEDRGAAVKAMNEMNGKEIEGEEIEIVLAKPPDKKRKERQAARQASRSTAYEDYYYYPPPRMPPPIRGRGRGGRGGYGYPPDYYGYEDYYDDYYGYDYHDYRGGYEDPYYGYDDGYAIRGRGGGGRGGRGAPPPPRGRGAPPPRGRAGYSQRGAPMGPPRGARGGRGGPAQQQRGRGARGARGNRGGNVGGKRKADGYNQPDSKRRQTNNQQNWGSQPIAQQPLQQGGDYAGNYGYNNDNQEFYQDTYGQQWK; encoded by the exons AACAAAAGTGCATTTTTATGTGGAGTTATGAAGACCTACAGGCAAAGGGAGAAACAAGGCAGCAAAGTACAGGAATCAACGAAGGGACCAGATGAAGCCAAGATTAAG gctttgctAGAGAGGACTGGTTACACTTTGGATGTAACTACAGGACAGAGGAAATATGGGGGCCCTCCTCCAGATACTGTATATTCTGGTGTTCAGCCTGGTATTGGAACAGAG GTTTTTGTTGGTAAGATTCCCCGAGACTTGTATGAAGATGAATTGGTGCCACTTTTTGAGAAAGCTGGTCCAATTTGGGATCTGCGCCTCATGATGGATCCTCTTTCTGGTCAGAACAGAGGTTATGCATTCATTACCTTTTGTAGTAAAGATGCAGCACAGGAAGCAGTCAAACTG TGTGACAACTATGAAATCCGTCCCGGGAAGCACCTTGGAGTATGTATCTCCGTGGCAAACAACAGGTTATTTGTTGGGTCAATTCCAAAGAACAAGACTAAGGAAAACATATTGGAAGAGTTCAGTAAAGTCACAG AGGGTTTGGTGGATGTAATCTTGTATCATCAACCTGATGATAAAAAGAAGAATCGAGGATTCTGCTTCTTGGAGTATGAGGATCACAAGTCAGCAGCACAAGCTCGCCGCCGCCTGATGAGTGGGAAAGTAAAAGTCTGGGGCAACGTTGTGACAGTGGAATGGGCTGATCCAGTAGAGGAACCTGATCCAGAAGTCATGGCAAAG GtgaaagttttatttgtaaGAAATTTGGCCACTACTGTGACAGAAGAAATTCTTGAGAAATCCTTTTCTGAATTTGGAAAGCTGGAAAGAGTAAAGAAGTTGAAGGATTatgcttttgttcattttgagGACAGAGGTGCAGCAGTGAAG GCTATGAATGAAATGAATGGGAAAGAGATAGAAGGGGAAGAAATTGAAATAGTGTTAGCAAAGCCACCggataagaaaaggaaagaacGTCAGGCTGCCAGACAGGCCTCCAGAAGTACTGC GTATGAAGACTATTATTACTACCCTCCACCTCGCATGCCACCTCCTATTAGAGGCAGAGGCCGTGGAGGGAGAGGTGGATATGGCTATCCCCCAGATTACTATGGCTATGAAGATTATTATGATGATTATTATGGTTATGACTATCATGACTACCGTGGTGGCTATGAAGATCCCTATTACGGCTATGATGATGGCTATGCTataagaggaagaggaggaggaggaaggggtgggAGAGGTGCCCCTCCACCACCTAGGGGGCGGGGAGCACCACCACCAAGAGGTAGAGCTGGCTATTCACAGAGAGGGGCACCCATGGGACCACCAAGAGGAGccaggggtgggagagggggtcctgcacagcagcagagaggacgCGGTGCTCGTGGAGCCAGGGGCAACCGTGGGGGCAACGTAggaggcaagagaaaggcagatGGGTACAACCAACCTGATTCCAAGCGCCGTCAGACCAACAACCAGCAGAACTGGGGCTCCCAACCCATCGCTCAACAACCGCTCCAGCAAGGTGGTGACTATGCCGGTAACTATGGTTACAATAATGACAACCAGGAATTTTATCAGGATACTTATGGGCAACAGTGGAAGTAG